The Quadrisphaera setariae nucleotide sequence CGGCCGAGTACGAGCAGGCCAACCCCGGGGGGACCCTGGCCGACTTCCTCGAGACGGTCTCGCTGGTGGCCGACGCCGACCAGATCCCCGGCTCCGCCGTGGCCGACGGCGCGGACGAGGAGGCCGGTGAAGACTCCGGAGTGGTCACGCTGATGACCCTCCACACCGCCAAGGGCCTCGAGTTCCCCGTCGTCTTCCTCACCGGCCTGGAGGACGGCACCTTCCCCCACCAGCGGTCGCTCGCCGACGACGACGAGCTCGCCGAGGAGCGGCGCCTGGCGTACGTGGGCATCACCCGCGCTCGGCGCTACCTGCGGATCTCGCGCGCCGCGTCGCGCAGCGCCTGGGGGCAGCCGCAGTACTTCCCGCCGTCGCGCTTCCTCGACGAGATCCCGCACGAGCTGGTGCGCTGGGAGCGCGCCGAGGCCTCGGGTTCCTCCGGCTGGGGCGGTAGCGGCGGTGGAGGCCGCGGCGGCTCGAGCTACAGCGCCGGCGGCTACGGCAGCAGCCACTCCTCTGCGCAGGCCAAGCTCGCGGGCACGCCGGGCGTGCGCACCGCGGGGACGCGCCCCGTCATCTCCCTGTCCGTGGGGGACCGGGTCACCCACGACTCCTTCGGCATGGGCACGGTCGTGGCCGTCGAGGGCAGCGGCGACAAGACCGTGGCCCACGTCGACTTCCGCAGCGAGGGCACCAAGCGCCTGCTGCTGCGCTACGCCCCCGTCCAGAAGCTCTGACCCTCCTCCGTGATCATGGGCGTTGTGCGCAGTCCGTCGCGCACCACGCCCGTGATCACGGTTGGGTCTGAGGGGGTCCTCAGCACTGACGCACCTCTAGGACCGCATCAGCGCGGCAGGATGACGGGGTGACCGTGCTGCGCCTGGCGCTCCTGCAGTCGGCCGGCGTCCTGGGGGACGTCGCCGCCAACCTCGCCGAGCTCGACGAGCGCGCGGCGGAGGCCGCCGACGCTGGAGCCGGTCTGCTGCTGACGCCGGAGATGTTCCTCACCGGCTACGAGCTGGGCGCGCAGCGGACGGCGGAGATGGCCGACCGCGCAGCCGGCGGGCTGGTGCCGGCCGTCGCCGAGGTGGCCCGCCGGCACGGGATCGCGCTGCTGGTCGGCATGCCCGAGCGCGTCGACGGGCAGGTGGTCAACAGCGCCGTCCTCGTCAGCGCCGACGGCGAGGTGCTCGGCCACCACGTCAAGACGCACCTGTTCGGCCCGGACGAGCGCGACGCCTTCGTGCCGGGCGACCGGCCGGTGTCGCTCTTCGACGTCGGCGGGGTGAGGGTCGCCGTCCTCATCTGCTACGACGTGGAGTTCCCCGAGGCGGTGCGCGCCGCCGCCGCGGCCGGGGCGCACCTCGTGGCGGTGCCGACCGCCCAGATGGAGCCGTTCTCCTTCATCGCCGACGTGATCATCCGGGCGCGGGCCTGGGAGAACCAGGTCTACGTGGCGTACGCCAACCACTGCGGGCGCGAGGTCGACCTCGCCTTCGTGGGGCTGAGCAGCATCGTCGCGCCGAGTGGGCGCGTGCTGGCGGCGGCGCCGCCCGGTGACGTCACGTCGAGCTCGCTGCTGCTGGCCGACGTCGACACCGCCGTCGTCGAGGCGGGTCGCCGCGACAACCCCTACCTGGTCGACCGCCGGCTCGACATCCACCCCGGCCCCGCCACCACCTGAGCCCACCCCCTTCGGGCGCGTGCCGCGGAGGACGCGGGAGGGGTGGCTCCAGTGGCGCATTTGCCGCGGAAAGTGCGGTTCCCGCGGCCAGAGGTGTCGCACTTGCCGCGGAAAGTGCGAGAGGGGGCGGGGAGCGCCAGGGTCAGCGGTAGGGCGGCACCCAGCCGGCGAGGCGGTGCGCGCCGGAGGTCACGCTCGGCGGGACCTCGACACCAGCCGGGACGTCGTCACCGGTGCGGGGAGCGCCCACGGCGGTGTGCAGGGGGAGCACGCCGGCCCACACGGCGTCGTCCTCCGCCTCGTCCTCGCTGGCCCCGGCGGCGCGGACCTTGACGCTGGCCTCCTCCAGCGGCAGGCGCAGGACCAGCGTCGCCGCGAGCTCGCGCCGCGTGGGAGGGCGCACCTCGTCCCAGCGCCCGGGCATGAGGTGCTCGGACAGGACGCGCAGCGCCTCCTCCTTCTCCTCGTCCGGCACCACGGTCGGCACGCCGTAGACGACGGCGCAGCGGTAGTTCATCGAGCTGTCGAACACCGTGCGGGCGTAGACCACGCCGTCGAGCACGGTCACCGTGGCGGTCACGGTCTGCCCGGCCGCTGCGGCGCGCAGCAGGCCGCCGCCGGTGGAGCCGTGCAGCAGCAGCGACTCGCCGTCGCGAGCCGACGCGATCGGCAGGACGACGGCCGCCGGCGTCGGCGCCTCGCGCACCACGGCGACGTGGGCGACGAGCGCGCTGTCGAGCACGTCGTGCAGCGCCGCCCGGTCGGTGACCTGGCGGTGGCCGTAGCGGGTGAAGCGGGTGCGGTCGGTGACCTGCAGCGGCTCCCCGGGCGACGGTGCGGGCGTGGCGCTGGCGGTGGAGGTGCTCACGGGAGCAGACTGGCTGACCAGTGGCCTGCGCGAGCAGGCCACTGCCGGTGGCCACCAGCAGTCCACTCCGCGGCTGGTCGCCGGCGACGAGCAGCAGCCCGAGGAGGCCGGAGTGCGCACCCCCGTCGAGCTCGACCTCCCGCTCGCCCTCCACCGGGGCGGTGCCGCGCGACTGCACGGCCAGCTCGCCGACGCGCTGCGGACCGCCGTCCGCGAGCACCGGCTCCCTCCGGGTGCCCAGGTGCCGGCCACCCGCCGCCTGGCCGAGCAGCTGGGCGTCTCGCGCGCCACCGTCACCGCCGCCTACGAGCAGCTGGTGGGGGAGGGCTTCCTCGAGGCCCGCCACGGCAGCGGCACGCGCGTCAGCCAGCACGTCGGAGCCCTGCCGGCGCCCCGCGCCGCTGACCTCGGTCCGCGGCGGCGCGCAGCGCAGCGCCCCGGGGCGGTGGACCTGCGGCCCGGTCGCCCCGACACCTCCCGGCTCGCCGACGCCGCGTGGCGCAGCGCCTGGAGGGAGGCCGCACTGGCCGACGTCCCCGACGACGAACCGCCTCCCGCTGGTCTGCCCGCGCTGCGCGAGCAGGTCGCCGCGCACCTGCGCGCGGCGCGGGGCGTGGACGCCGACCCCGCCGACGTCGTCGTCACCGCCGGCACCGGCGACGGTCTCGCCCTCGTCGTCCACGCCCTGCGCGGCCGGCGCGCACCGCGCTCCCCGCAGCGCCGCCGCGACCTGCGCGTCGTCGTCGAAGACCCGGGGTACCCCTCCTCAGCGCGCTGCCTGCTCCGCCTGGACGCAGAGCTCCTCCCCGTGGACGTCGACGACGACGGCCTGCGCGTGGACCGCCTGCCCCCCCGCGGTCCCGAGCCCTTCGACGCCGTGCTCTTAACGCCGAGCCACCAGTACCCCTGGGGCGGCGTGCTGCCTCTGGAGCGCCGCGTCGCCCTGCTGGCGCGGGCCCGGGAGGCGGGCGCCGTCGTCGTCGAGGACGACTACGACGGCGAGTTCCGCTACGGCGCGGCGCCGCTGCCCGCCCTCGCGTCGCTGGCCCCCGACCTGGTGGTGCACCTCGGGACGTTCTCCAAGGTGCTCTCGCCGTGGCTGCGCGCGGGCTACCTCCTGGCGCCGCCGGCGCTGCGCGAGGCGCTCGCCGAGGTGCGCGAGGACCTCGGCGCCCCCGTGAGCGGCGTCCTCCAGCGCGCGCTGGCTGGCCACCTGGCCGGGGGCGGGCTGCGGCGCCACGTCGCGAGGGTGCGCCGCGACCACGCCCACCGCCGCGACCTCCTGCGGCAGATGCTGGCCGAGCACCCCCACCTGCGGGCCCGCGGGGCGGCGGCGGGCCTGCACGTGGTGGTCGAGCTGCCCGCGGGGACGGACTCCGCCGCCGTCGTCGCGGCCGTGGAGGCCCAGGGGCACCTGCTGGCGGACCTCGCCGCGTACGCGGTGGCCCGCACCGACCTGCCGCCCGCCGTCGTCCTCGGCTACGGCGCCGCGACCGTCGCCGAGCTGCGGGGGGCCGTCACCGCGCTGGCCCGCGCCGTGCCGGCGGACGGTGGGTGTGACGCCCACCTCCTCGATCGACGTGCGGAGGAGGGGTAGGGGTGTGCCATGAGCACCCCTGAGGGGCGGCGGCCGGTGGTGGTCGGGCACCGCGGCGCGAGCGCGCGACGCCCCGAGCACACCCGCGCCGCCTACGAGCTGGCCGTCGCCGAGGGGGCCGACGGGGTGGACGTCGACCTCGTGGTCACCGCCGACGGCGAGCTGGTGGTCCGGCACGAGGCCGAGCTGAGCGACACCACCGACATCGCGGACCGCCCCGAGCTGGCCCACCTGCGCACCACGCGCGTGGTGGACGGGGTGTCCCTGACGGGCTGGTTCTCCCAGGACCTCACGCTCGCGCAGGTCCGCCTCCTGAGGACCCGCGAGCGGCTGCCGGAGCTGCGACCCGCCAGCGCCGCCCACGACGGCGAGCAGCCGGTGATGACGTTCGCGGAGGTGCTGGCCCTGCGCGAGGAGCTCTCGGTGCGCGCGGGCCGCGAGGTGGCGGTGTGGCCGGAGCTCAAGCACCCCGGGCACTTCGCGGCCGCGGGGCTGGCGCTGGAGCCGCGGCTGCTCGCGGCGCTGGGGTCGTCCGGGCTGCTGGACGACGGGAGGGACGACGACGAGCCGCGCAGCGGCAGCAGGGCCGCTGCCGCTGCTGCCGTCGTCGTCCAGTGCTTCGAGGTGGCGCCGCTGCAGCGGCTGCGGGCGGCCGCTCCGCGGCTGCACCTGGCCCAGCTGACGCAGCCCACGGGCGCCCCGCCGGACCTGCGGCTGGCGGGCGACCACCGCGACTACGCCGACCTGTGCACCCCCGACGGGCTGCGCGAGCTGCGCGGGTGGGCCGACGTGCTGGCCCCGCACCTCGTGCAGGTGGAGCCGCGCGACGCCCGCGGCCGGTCCGGTGCTCGCAGGGGCAGCCGGCTGGTGGACGACGCGCACGCCGCCGGGCTGGCCGTGGTGCCGTACACGGTGCGGCCGGAGAACACCTTCCTGCCCGCCGAGCTGCGCAGCGGTGACGGACGCGACCTCGCCGCGCGCGGCGACGTGGCGGCGCTGCTGCGCCAGCTGCGCGACGACGGGGTCGACGGCCTGTTCACCGACGACCCCGCCGCCGCGCTCGCGGCCTTCGGGTGACCCTCAGCCGGCCTTGACGGCCAGCACCTGGCAGGGCGCCTGCAGCAGCACGGTCTGGGCGTCGCTGCCGAACAGCAGCTTGCCGGTGGGGGTGCGCCTGCGGATGCCGATGACCACCAGCGACGCGCTCAGCCGCTCCACCGCCTCGAGGATGTCGGCCGCGCCGCCGGCCTGGTCGCCCAGGCGGTGCTCCAGCTCGTACGGCACGCCGGACTCCTCCAGGAGCGCCTTCACCTCGGCGAGGTCGTCCTCGGTGGCGTAGCCGGGGTCGGAGTAGGCGTCGCCCTTGGAGGTGTTGAGCACGTGGAGGGACTCCCCGCGCAGGTCGGCCTCCTCCAGCGCCGCCACGAGCGCGGCGCGCCCCTCGGGCTTGGGCACGTAGCCCACGACGATCGTCACCAGGTACCTCCGCTGTCGGGGTCGTTGCGGTGCGGGCGGTCGAGCTGCTCCGGCGCGTGCGGCTTCGTGGCCGCGGCCACGAGGTCGTCCTCGCGCTGCGCCTCGGCGTAGACGGCGGCGTCGAGCCGCGCCTGGCGGCGCTTGAGCCACTGCGACCCGACCAGCGCCAGCACCACGAGCACGTACACCACGGCGGCGAACGGGCTGGTGACCAGCGCCGTCGCGTCGCCCTGGCTGATGGCGAGGGTGCGGCGCAGCTGCTCCTCGGCGATCGGGCCGAGGATGAGGCCCACGATCGCCGGGGCGATCGGGAAGCCGTAGGAGCGCATCGCCCAGCCGATGCCGCCGAGCACGAACAGCAGCACGAGGTCCTCGATCGACGCGCCCACCGCGTACGTGCCGAGCGCGGCGAAGGTGAGGATGCCCGCGTACAGGTACGGGCGGGGCAGGCGCAGCACCTTCACCCACAGGCCCACCAGCGGCAGGTTCAGCACGAGCAGCAGCACGTTGCCGATGTAGAGGCTGGCGATGAGCGCCCAGACGAGCTGCCCCTCCTCCTGGAACAGCTGAGGGCCGGGCTGGATGCCGTAGCTCTGGAACGCCGCCAGGATGATCGCGGCGGTCGCGGAGGTGGGCAGGCCCAGGGTCAGCAGCGGCACGAGCACGCCCGCGGCGGAGGCGTTGTTGGCGGCCTCCGGACCGGCGACGCCCTCGATGGCGCCGTGCCCGAACTCCTCCTTGTGCTTGGACAGCTTCCGCTCCGTGGCGTAGGAGAGGAACGTGCCGAGGTCGGCTCCACCGGCGGGGATGGTGCCGATGGGGAAGCCGATGGCTGTGCCGCGCAGCCACGGCTTCCAGGAGCGCATCCAGTCGCTGCGCGTCATGCCCCTGCCGGCGATCGGCACCAGCGGGATGGGCCCGCGCCGCAGCCGCGAGGCCACGTGGAGCGCCTCGCCGACGGCGAAGAACCCCACCGCGACGACGACGACGTCGATGCCGTCCGCCAGTGTCGGCAGCCCGAGCGTGAAGCGCTGCTGTCCGGTGAGGCTGTCGGTGCCGATGACGGCGATGAACAGGCCGAGGGCCAGCGAGGCGAAGCCGCGCGCGGGGGAGGCCCCCAGCATCGCGGCCACCGTGAAGAAGGCGAGCACCGCGAGGGCCACGTAGTCCGCCGGCCCGAGCTTCACCGCGATCCGCGCCACGGTGGGCGCCACCAGCGACAGCGCGACGGTGGCGATGGTGCCCGCCACGAACGAGCCGATCGCGGCGGTGGCCAGCGCGGCGGCGCCGCGCCCGGTCTTGGCCATCTTGTTGCCCTCGAGCGCGGTGACGATCGAGGCGGACTCGCCGGGGGTGTTGAGCAGGATCGACGTGGTCGACCCGCCGTACATCCCGCCGTAGTAGATGCCGGCGAACATGATGAACGCCGCGGTGGGCTCCAGCGTGTACGTCAGCGGCAGCAGCAGCGCCACGGTCATGGCCGGCCCGATGCCGGGCAGCACGCCGACGGCGGTGCCGAGCATCACGCCGATGAGCGCGTAGAGCAGGTACATCGGCTGCAGGGCGGTGGAGAAGCCCTCGAGCAGCCCGGCGACGTCACCCAAAGCCGACGACCCCCTCGAGCGGGCCCGCGGGCAGGTAGACCCCGAGCACCTGCGTGAAGACGATGTGGACCACCGTGTTGAGCACGGCGGCGACGAGCAGGGCGCGCCACCACGGGCGCGCACCGAGGGCCCACGCGGTGCCGCCGAACATCAGCGACGCGGCGATCGGCCAGCCCAGCGGCTCGACGAGGACGACGAGCGCGGCGAACGCACCGGTCAGCTTCGCGACGGCCACCCAGTCGGCGCCGCCGGAGGTGTCGACGTCCTCGCCGCCCTCCACCTCGCCGCGGTCCCCCCGCAGCTGCGCCACGAGCAGGGCGACCGCCGAGAGCACGAGGATCGCGCCCACGGCGTAGGGGAAGGCCCGCGGACCCACGGCGTTGGACGACGCGGGGACGGCGATGGTGTGGGCCTCGACGAGCGCGAACACGCCGAGGCCGCCCAGCACGGTGGTGACGACCAGCTCGCCGACGGGCAGCCGGCGCCCCCGGCGCGCGGGGGCCGCACCCGCCCCGGCCGCGGCCGGGGTCTCGGGGGGTGTGTCCAACGTGCTCACGAGGTCAGCCCGATCTCCTTGAGGACCCCGGCGATGCGCGTCTGCTCCTCGCCGAGGAAGGTCTCGAACTCCTCGCCGGACAGGTAGTCGTCGGTCCAGCCGTTGGTGGCCACGAGGTCGGTCCACGCCTTCGAGCCGTGCATGTCGTCGACGAGCGCCTCGAGCTTCTCCTCGGCCTCCTCGGAGATGCCGGGGGGCGCCACCACGCCGCGCCAGTTGGTGAACTCGATGTCGTAGCCGGCCTCCTTGAGCGTCGGCGCGTCGACGCCGTCCACCCGCTCGGCCCCGGAGACCGCCAGCGCTCGCAGCTCGCCGGCCTCCACCTGCTTCGCGTACTCCCCGACACCGGAGATGCCCGCGCTGACCTGGTTGCCCAGCAGCGCCGCGAGCGACTCGCCACCGCCGGAGTAGGCGATGTAGTTGAGGTCGCTGGCCGGCACACCGGCCTCCTGGGCGAGCATCCCGGCGAGGATGTTGTCGGTGCCGCCGGCAGAGCCGCCCGCGATGGAGACCCCGCGGCCCTCGCTCTTCATGGCCGCCACGAGGTCCGCGATGGTCTGGTAGGGGCTGTTCGCCGGGACGACGATGATCTCGTCCTCGCTGGTCAGGCGCGCCAGCGGCGTGGTGTCCTCCAGCGTCGCCTGGCTCTTGTTGGTCTCGACGGCGCCGACCATCACCAGGCCCATGACCATGAGGAAGTCCTCGCTGCGCTCGTTCTTGAGCTCGGCCAGGCCCACCGTCCCGCCGGCGCCGCCGACGTTGGAGACCTGCACGCTCTTCGCGAGGTCGTCGGCCTCGATGGCGCTGCCCATGGCGCGGGCGGTCTGGTCCCAGCCGCCGCCCGGGTCAGCCGGGGCCATGATCTCGAGCCGGTTGACCGACTTGGCCGCGCCGTCACCGCCGGAGCCGGCGCTCGCGGTGCCCGAGGCGCAGGCCGCGGTGGCGAGCAGGGCCGCGGCGCCGACGCCGGCGAGCGCGGCGCGCAGGGCGCGGGAGCGGGGGCTGCGGGTGGGGGTGGTGCTGGGCACGTGGCGACCTCCTCGTCGTCCGCCCCGTCCTCGGGGCGGAGAGCCGTGCGGCTCGATGACGACGAGGGTGTTCCCGCGTCCAGCGGATGCCCAGCATGCGGCCGTAGTGGTGGTACCGGCCGTTGCGGTGGTTCTGGTCGTATCGGTCACGCGGATCCGGGGCTCCGCTCGTTCCCCGGGCGCCCGCGGTCGGTGATGATGGCCGCATGCGCCGGCCGATGCCGCTCGGCCCGCAGCTCCTCGCGCTGCAGGCCCTCATCGTGCTGTCCTGCGTGGTGCTGGCCGGCTTCGCCGCGGTCTCGCTGCAGCAGCGCCAGATCCGCGACGCGTACGGCGACCAGATGATGGCGGTCGCCCGCAACGCGGCGACCCTGCCGGACGTCATCGAGGCCTACGAGCAGCCCGGCGGTCCGGGGGACGACCTCCAGGACCTCGCGGACCTCCTGCAGCAGGCCTCGAAGGTGTCGTTCGTGGTGTTCCTCGACCGCGACGGGATCCGCCTGAGCCACCCCGACCCGTCGCTCATCGGATCGCCCAGCACGACGAGCGCCGCGGAGGTCCTGGAGGGGAAGCCGTTCCTCGGCACCCAGACCGGGACCCTCGGGCCGTCGCTGCGCGCCAAGGTGCCCGTCGAGGACGCGTCCGGCCGGATCCTCGGCGCGGTGTCGGTGGGGATCGTCGAGTCCGAGCTCGACGACGACTTCACCGAGGACGTCCCGTGGCTGGCCGCGTGGCTCGGCGGCGCCGCCGTGCTCGGGTCGGTCGGCTCCTACCTGCTCACGCGCCTGGTGCGCCGCCGGATCTCCGGTCTGGAGCCCGACGAGATCGCTCGCCTGCTGCAGGCCCGGGAGGCGATGCTCCACGGCATCCGCGAGGGCGTGCTCGCCGTGGACGAGCGCGGCAGGGTGGTGCTCGTCAACGACGAGGCCTGCCGCCTCCTCGACCTCGACGGTCGGCAGGCGGGCGGCGGCGTGGTCGGCTCGCGCGCCACCGACGTGCTCGACCCCGCCGCCCTGGAGCTCCTCGAGGCCGACGCCGACGCCGTGGACGCCCCCCTGCTCGTGGGGGAGCGCGTGCTGCTGGCCAGCCGCACCCCGGCCCTGGTGCAGGGCCGGCGCGTGGGCCGGGTGCTGACCGTGCGCGACCGCACCGAGCTGTCGGGCGCCGTGCGCGAGCTCGACGGGCAGCGCAGCCTCACCACCACCCTGCGCGCTCAGGCCCACGAGTTCAGCAACCACCTGCACGTCCTCCGCGGCCTGCTGGAGCTCGGCCGCACGGCCGACGCCGCGGCCCTCATCGACAGGCTCGGCGGCGGTGGCCGCCTGATGTCGGGCGCGGGCCTCGGCGGCGTCGAGGACGGCGCCGTGTCGGCCCTCCTCATGGCCAAGGCCGCGCTCGCCCGCGAGCGGGGTGCCGAGGTGGTCGTCGCGCCGGCCACGCGGGTGCCCGAGGGCGCTGGCGACGACGTCGTCACGGTGCTCGGCAACCTGGTCGACAACGCCCTCGACGCCGCCGGGCAGGCCGGTCGGGTGGTCGTGGAGGTGCGCAGCACCGTCGCCGGCGGTTGGGTGCTCACCGTCGACGACGACGGCCCGGGCGTGCCCGAGGCGCAGCGCGAGGAGGTGTTCCGGGTGGGGGTGACCACCAAGGCCGGCGGTGACGGCCGCCACGGCCAGGGCATCGGCCTCGCGCTGGTCGCGCGCATCGCGGCGCGCCGCGGCGGCTCCGCGGCGGTGACCCGCTCCGAGCTGGGCGGCGCGCGCTTCGAGGTGGTGCTCGGTGCGGCGGCGCGCTCGTCGTCGTCCTCCTCCGAGCTGGCGGGGGCCGGGGCGTGAGCGGGGACCTCGACCCGCCCGCGACGGTCAGGGTGCTGGTGGTCGACGACGACGTCGCCGTCGCGTCGCTGCACCAGGCGTACGTGGGCACGGTGCCCGGGTTCGCCTGCGTGGGCGTGGTGCACCGCGGCGCCGACGCGCTGCGGGCCGTGGAGTCCCTCGCGCCCGACCTCGTGCTGCTCGACGTGCACCTGCCCGACGTCCCCGGCACGGAGGTGCTGCGCGCGCTGCGGGCGGGCGGCTCCGACGTCGACGTGGTGGTGGTCACCGCTGCGCGCGAGCTGGAGGTGGTGCGCACGTCGATGGCCGGCGGGGTCGTCGACTACCTCGTCAAGCCGTTCTCGCTGGCGCTGTTCACCGAGCGCATGCAGGCGTACGCGGCCCACCGGAGGGCCCTCGCGCGCACCGGCGCCACCGGCGGTCTGGGACAGGACGACGTCGACCGGCTGCTCCACCCCGCAGGTGCGGCGGTCTCGGCGCCGCGCACCCCCGAGCAGCTGCCCAAGGGGCTCTCCCACCGCAGCCTGGAGCTGGTGGTGCAGGTGCTGCGCTCGGCCACCGAGCCCGACCTGTCGGCGGGGGAGGTGGCGGCGCGCTGCGGCATGGCCCGCGTCAGCGCCCGCCGCTACCTGGAGCACCTGGAGCAGACCGGGCGCGCGGTGGTGCGGCCGCGGTACGGCGTGGCTGGTCGCCCCGAGAACGGCTACGCCTGGGTGCCGCGCTGAGCGGGCGCCCGCAGAGGCGGGCCCCGGGGGTGTGACCTGGGCCGCTCTCGCGGGCTCGTTAGGCTCGCGGGTGCACCCCGCGTGCAGGTCGAGCGGCTCACCAGCAGGTTCCGCCGGCCCGCGGGGCACCCGCAGCGGCCGACGATGGAGGCGCAGCCCCAGTGGACCTGTACGAGTACCAAGCGCGCGACCTGTTCGAGTCCCACGGCGTCCCGGTGCTGCCGGGCCTCGTGGCCACCACCCCCGAGGAGGCCCGCGCGGCCGCCGAGCAGCTGGGGGCGGGCGTCGACGGCAAGGTCGTCGTCGTCAAGGCCCAGGTGAAGGTCGGTGGCCGCGGCAAGGCCGGCGGCGTCAAGGTCGCGAAGTCCGCCGACGAGGCCGAGGCCCGCGCCCGCGACATCCTGGGCATGGACATCAAGGGCCACACGGTCCACAAGGTGATGATCGCCGCCGGGGCGGACATCGCCACCGAGTACTACGTCTCCCTGCTGCTCGACCGCGCCGAGCGGCGCTACCTGGCCATGGCCAGCGTCGAGGGCGGCATGGAGATCGAGCAGCTCGCGGTGGAGCGCCCCGAGGCGCTCGCCCGCGTGGCCGTCGACCCCGCCGTCGGCATCGACGCCGCCAAGGCGACCGAGATCACCACCGCCGCGGGCTTCGGCGACGACGTCGCGGCCCAGGTGGCCGACGTCCTCGAGAAGCTCTGGACCGTGTACCGCGAGGCCGACGCCACGCTGGTCGAGGTCAACCCGCTGGTGCTCACCGGTGACGGCCGCGTGGTGGCCCTGGACGGCAAGGTGTCGCTGGACGACAACGCCTCCTTCCGCCACCCGGAGACCGCCGCCCTCGCCGAGGAGGAGGCCGCCGCCGGCGACCCGCTCGAGGCCAAGGCGCGCGCCAGCCACCTCAACTACGTCAAGCTCGACGGCGAGGTCGGCATCATCGGCAACGGCGCGGGACTCGTCATGAGCACCCTCGACGTGGTCGCCCAGGCCGGGGAGGAGTTCGGCGGCGTCAAGCCCGCCAACTTCCTCGACATCGGCGGCGGCGCCTCGGCGCAGGTCATGGCCAACGGCCTCGACGTGATCCTGGGCGACCCGCAGGTCAAGAGCGTCTTCGTCAACGTCTTCGGCGGCATCACCGCCTGCGACGCGGTGGCCGACGGCATCGTGCAGGCGCTGGGGATCCTCGGCGACGAGGCCACCAAGCCGCTCGTCGTGCGCCTCGACGGCAACAACGTGGTGGAGGGCCGGCGCATCCTCGCCGAGGCCGCGCACCCGCTGGTGACCGTGGTGGACACGATGGACGGCGCGGCCCGCAAGGCCGCCGAGCTGGCCTCCCGCTGACGGCCCGGCTGAGCAGCTGAGAGAGGAACAGACATGGCGATCTTCCTGACCAAGGACTCCAAGGTCATCGTGCA carries:
- a CDS encoding tripartite tricarboxylate transporter TctB family protein, whose product is MSTLDTPPETPAAAGAGAAPARRGRRLPVGELVVTTVLGGLGVFALVEAHTIAVPASSNAVGPRAFPYAVGAILVLSAVALLVAQLRGDRGEVEGGEDVDTSGGADWVAVAKLTGAFAALVVLVEPLGWPIAASLMFGGTAWALGARPWWRALLVAAVLNTVVHIVFTQVLGVYLPAGPLEGVVGFG
- a CDS encoding universal stress protein, which encodes MTIVVGYVPKPEGRAALVAALEEADLRGESLHVLNTSKGDAYSDPGYATEDDLAEVKALLEESGVPYELEHRLGDQAGGAADILEAVERLSASLVVIGIRRRTPTGKLLFGSDAQTVLLQAPCQVLAVKAG
- a CDS encoding tripartite tricarboxylate transporter permease yields the protein MGDVAGLLEGFSTALQPMYLLYALIGVMLGTAVGVLPGIGPAMTVALLLPLTYTLEPTAAFIMFAGIYYGGMYGGSTTSILLNTPGESASIVTALEGNKMAKTGRGAAALATAAIGSFVAGTIATVALSLVAPTVARIAVKLGPADYVALAVLAFFTVAAMLGASPARGFASLALGLFIAVIGTDSLTGQQRFTLGLPTLADGIDVVVVAVGFFAVGEALHVASRLRRGPIPLVPIAGRGMTRSDWMRSWKPWLRGTAIGFPIGTIPAGGADLGTFLSYATERKLSKHKEEFGHGAIEGVAGPEAANNASAAGVLVPLLTLGLPTSATAAIILAAFQSYGIQPGPQLFQEEGQLVWALIASLYIGNVLLLVLNLPLVGLWVKVLRLPRPYLYAGILTFAALGTYAVGASIEDLVLLFVLGGIGWAMRSYGFPIAPAIVGLILGPIAEEQLRRTLAISQGDATALVTSPFAAVVYVLVVLALVGSQWLKRRQARLDAAVYAEAQREDDLVAAATKPHAPEQLDRPHRNDPDSGGTW
- a CDS encoding carbon-nitrogen hydrolase family protein is translated as MRLALLQSAGVLGDVAANLAELDERAAEAADAGAGLLLTPEMFLTGYELGAQRTAEMADRAAGGLVPAVAEVARRHGIALLVGMPERVDGQVVNSAVLVSADGEVLGHHVKTHLFGPDERDAFVPGDRPVSLFDVGGVRVAVLICYDVEFPEAVRAAAAAGAHLVAVPTAQMEPFSFIADVIIRARAWENQVYVAYANHCGREVDLAFVGLSSIVAPSGRVLAAAPPGDVTSSSLLLADVDTAVVEAGRRDNPYLVDRRLDIHPGPATT
- a CDS encoding pyridoxamine 5'-phosphate oxidase family protein; this translates as MSTSTASATPAPSPGEPLQVTDRTRFTRYGHRQVTDRAALHDVLDSALVAHVAVVREAPTPAAVVLPIASARDGESLLLHGSTGGGLLRAAAAGQTVTATVTVLDGVVYARTVFDSSMNYRCAVVYGVPTVVPDEEKEEALRVLSEHLMPGRWDEVRPPTRRELAATLVLRLPLEEASVKVRAAGASEDEAEDDAVWAGVLPLHTAVGAPRTGDDVPAGVEVPPSVTSGAHRLAGWVPPYR
- a CDS encoding glycerophosphodiester phosphodiesterase family protein; translated protein: MSTPEGRRPVVVGHRGASARRPEHTRAAYELAVAEGADGVDVDLVVTADGELVVRHEAELSDTTDIADRPELAHLRTTRVVDGVSLTGWFSQDLTLAQVRLLRTRERLPELRPASAAHDGEQPVMTFAEVLALREELSVRAGREVAVWPELKHPGHFAAAGLALEPRLLAALGSSGLLDDGRDDDEPRSGSRAAAAAAVVVQCFEVAPLQRLRAAAPRLHLAQLTQPTGAPPDLRLAGDHRDYADLCTPDGLRELRGWADVLAPHLVQVEPRDARGRSGARRGSRLVDDAHAAGLAVVPYTVRPENTFLPAELRSGDGRDLAARGDVAALLRQLRDDGVDGLFTDDPAAALAAFG
- a CDS encoding Bug family tripartite tricarboxylate transporter substrate binding protein; its protein translation is MPSTTPTRSPRSRALRAALAGVGAAALLATAACASGTASAGSGGDGAAKSVNRLEIMAPADPGGGWDQTARAMGSAIEADDLAKSVQVSNVGGAGGTVGLAELKNERSEDFLMVMGLVMVGAVETNKSQATLEDTTPLARLTSEDEIIVVPANSPYQTIADLVAAMKSEGRGVSIAGGSAGGTDNILAGMLAQEAGVPASDLNYIAYSGGGESLAALLGNQVSAGISGVGEYAKQVEAGELRALAVSGAERVDGVDAPTLKEAGYDIEFTNWRGVVAPPGISEEAEEKLEALVDDMHGSKAWTDLVATNGWTDDYLSGEEFETFLGEEQTRIAGVLKEIGLTS
- a CDS encoding PLP-dependent aminotransferase family protein yields the protein MALAVEVLTGADWLTSGLREQATAGGHQQSTPRLVAGDEQQPEEAGVRTPVELDLPLALHRGGAARLHGQLADALRTAVREHRLPPGAQVPATRRLAEQLGVSRATVTAAYEQLVGEGFLEARHGSGTRVSQHVGALPAPRAADLGPRRRAAQRPGAVDLRPGRPDTSRLADAAWRSAWREAALADVPDDEPPPAGLPALREQVAAHLRAARGVDADPADVVVTAGTGDGLALVVHALRGRRAPRSPQRRRDLRVVVEDPGYPSSARCLLRLDAELLPVDVDDDGLRVDRLPPRGPEPFDAVLLTPSHQYPWGGVLPLERRVALLARAREAGAVVVEDDYDGEFRYGAAPLPALASLAPDLVVHLGTFSKVLSPWLRAGYLLAPPALREALAEVREDLGAPVSGVLQRALAGHLAGGGLRRHVARVRRDHAHRRDLLRQMLAEHPHLRARGAAAGLHVVVELPAGTDSAAVVAAVEAQGHLLADLAAYAVARTDLPPAVVLGYGAATVAELRGAVTALARAVPADGGCDAHLLDRRAEEG